DNA from Mustela nigripes isolate SB6536 chromosome 14, MUSNIG.SB6536, whole genome shotgun sequence:
TGtctttatacttcaataaagctgtttttagaAACTCTtggactggggtgcctgagtggctccattgttaagtgtctgccttcagctcaggtcatgatctcagggtcttgggatcaaggcctgcattgggctctctgctcagcagggagcctgctttcccctctctctgcctgcttgtgatctctctctctgtcaaataaatacaatctttaaaaaaataaaaagaacttaacATATACTTAAGATCTATGcatttactgtatgtaaattatatgttaataaattatttttttgaaagaatattcaGAGAAATCTTTTCTTCCTTGACCCAGAGTTGCTGGGTGGCTCTCAGAATCCCAGTGATGACCACCAGACGGTGCCACTTTGAGGGGTGCCGGTGTCCTCTTGTCAAAAGCCTGGCTGGGCTATGGGTTTCTCCCTGGTTCCAACATCTGAGGTTCGGTGAGTCTAAGGATGAACGGAGAGTCCTAAGCAAACAGTGACCTCAGAGAGTTAATCCAGACCAGATTTCTAGTCCAAACCCTGGGGCGAAGGCTGAGcctttttaaattccattcaTCTATCCCTGCgtgtttgcacagcaaagaaCCTGTTGTTCTCACAGTACTGATCTCAGCCTGAGGAGGGCCAGGGAAGCTGGGAGATGGCAAATATTGACGCTGGCTGCATGGGTTCCCCAAGCAGGCTTCGGCATTCAGTCCCCACCGCCCCTCTGCTGATGTGAActgggggaagggcctggctGGCTGCCCTGGGCTCCGTGTCTTTCTGGACCCGGTTTATGGAACATTGTTCAGGAGGTTGCTGTGGTACCTGTTTCTTTCTGAGAAGAAGAACCAATAAACAGGAAAAGAGCAAACTCCAGCGCCAGCCACCTCCCATTTACAGGCTGCTGCCCCCTGACCTGAGCTCTAGCTTTCTCTTCCAGAGACTGCTGGCTGAGAAAGAGCGAGACGTCAAGGAAGGGGTGTGGCAGCCTCTGGATTTGGACCTGTCCGGGTTTGATCCCGGCTCTATGATCTCAAGCAAGCAACTTCGCCTTGGTGTGCCTCTGTCAAGTGTGACTAACCAGACCGGTGCCTGGGATGCTTGTGTGTATTAGGGAAAATGAGATACAGGAGAcaaggcacacacacacgcacacacacacacacacacacacacacacgcacacacgagACAAGGCACATATACGTTGGCAATATTGCTGACTAATTACCTCCTTTTAATACTCATTAAAGCCCCTGGCACAGTGCTCAGCactcctctttcttctgcttaaaGCTCTAAGGTTTCCAAGTAGCGTTCACATTCTGGATCTTTCTTCTCAATAAGGACGCAGGATAGTTTGCTGATGACATCATTCTTCCTGAGGCTGGGAAGAGAGCCTTTACTGCAGCCCCTCCTCAGAAGGAAAGACTCAAACGTGTTCCTCCTGCTGAAGATTTCTGCCAGCATCACGTAGCGTGCAGAGTCAAGTTCACTCCCTGCAACCCAACCTCAGAGGTTCTTCCTCACCCAGGGGTACTGGTTCACATTCCCTCGGCCACCAGGTGCCCTCCCTGCACTCTTCAGCCTGGGCTGCCCCGGGTTGGCTTCCCACTGGGCTCCATCATGGCCCTGCATGGGCAGCACCACCACAAGAAGCTTCCCAGACCTCTGGAAACAGAGCTTTGGACAGTGGACTACTGCCACTGAGCCCCCAGATGCCTGGCTCCACCCCCAGCCAATGGCGGGGCCCCTGGGTGTGTGTGCAAATAGTAGCTCCCTCAGGGCACTGTTGGGAGGAGAATGGGAggtgaagctcttttttttttttttttttttaaatttttttaggcatgcctggatggcccagtaggtcaagcatctgactcttttttttttttaagattatttatttgacagagagagagatcacaagtaggcagagaggcaggcagagagagagagagaggaggaagcaggctccctgctgagcagagagcccgatgcgggactcgatcccaggaccctgagatcatgacctgagccgaaggcagcggcttaacccactgagccacccaggcacccgggaggTGAAGCTCTTaatgagcacagtgcctggttcCCAGCAAACACTCCGCAGGGACCAACTGTGTGCACCTGGGAACCTGGCTTTAGGTCCTGCTCTGCTCCAGACACACCGAGTGGACTGGGACCAGTGTGTCCCAGCCTTGCATCTCGTCCTGTGAAACGAAGCTTCTTAACCCCTAAAGGATGGTGGGTGTGTTTGGTTAGGAGGGGCGGGTAAAATGATGGGGCAGCCCGTGGTGCCAGTGCCTCGGCACTTTGCTGAAAAGGGCCACTGAAGAAGCCCAGGACAGGAGGGCCAGTGGGGCCAGCCGCCCATCCCCTGCAGGGCCCATCTGAGGCACTGGCAGGATGCATTCTCCTGGTGGGAACTGGGTGCGCTCCCGCTGCCCGAACCACTGAGGCTGACCAGCATGAGCACACAGGGGCATATTCCCATGGCCCCCTCCCAGAAGCCTTGTTTCCAACAGCTAGACCACGGCATGGGGAACGCATTCTGAGGGCTGGAACGAGCCTCTGGACCTTTTCTTGTTGCCCAGGGACCACATAAGCCCTCTCTTCCCCTGGAGACTGGCTTTCTGTTGGAGAAGGCGCCCCCAGGGCGGGAGGACCAGTCTCAGGTCTGgactcttccccctccccctgttccctcccctcccctgctccctgagGTCCCTGTGTTCCACCAGTAAGTAACTCTTGACCACCTCCTGTGTGCACTTGGTCCAGGTGCTGGCATCTCTTTCTTGGACAGTGTAGTTAAAGGTCATTGTAGGTCCAGGGTGTTTCCTGGCTTATCACCCCTGACGACACCCGCTGCCCTTAGGAAGGAGTGTGATGGGCTGTGCCCTGAAGGATCACATCCCAGTTCACCTCCTGACTTCATCTCCTTCTGTCTCCTACCCCCAGATGGTGCTTTGGCCACTCGGACCTGCTATGCATTCCTGGGTTCAGCTATACCAGTCCCACCCCCAGATCCAGATCTGCAGTTACATTGGCCCCTCAGTGGGGaatgcccttcccctccccctctcccctagAAACTCTTCTCTCCAGAGCCAGCCCAAGGCATCAGAACTGACAGTGTCCCCAGCGAGCCCCAAGTGCCTCACTTAGGCTGTGGTTGGAGGAAAGCTCAGACAAGGGGGACTGTTCCTCAGCCAGGATCCCTGAGGCACCTTGTCCCAGGAGTGGGTCCTCAGGCCATCAGGCTCAGGGACAGGATTGTGTCCTCATTCCCCAAAGGCACCTCCTTGGTGGCCTCAGCCCGGCCTTTCCTGCTGCCCCACCCATCCCCTATGCATGAGGGGTCCCTTCCATGAGACCTTGGGTTCCTCGTGTGCTGGGATCAGGTCTTTCTGCTCCTGGGTGCCTGGAATGGCCTTGGCCCAGAGCAGGTGCCTGGAGGCTGCTCTGTGAGAAAATGGACTGGAGCTTAACAGTCTCTCAGATGCTCATGTTCAATTCAAAACTCACCAAAGACTGCTTTATAAaaccaattttattaatttccaaTGAGGATATATCTGTCTTCCTCATCAGGAACTCTTCTGTTGGTCAGATTCCAAATTGCAAGTCTTTCTTTTGGAATAGGTGTGGATCACACTCTGACCttcaaattgtttatttttatttttttaagattttaaaaatttgttatctttttattttacctatttatttatttaagatttatttggcaggggtagggacagagggagagagagaatcccaagcagaacccacactcagcgcagagcccaacgcagaactcaatctctcaaccctgagattgaAACCAGagttgaaaccaggagtcagatgctcaacccactcaGCTGCCCACgaaattacctttttaaagtaCCCCAAGGAGATTCTGTCCCTGGCCAAGGTATAATCCCATTGGGAGCAGAAAGGCTTCAGAGGTGGGACGCCAGAGACCGTGCTTGGGTTCCAGTTCTGGCACTGACTTTGCTGGATGACCTGAGCAAGTCATTTCTtcctctaggcctcagtttcctcatctgtttaaCAGGGATACGTATCCTTGTCTGTCTGGCTGTTGTGAAACTGGAAAGTATCAGAGAAACTGCTCATTCACTCAGCTTCCAGGACCAAAATGCAATCCCTTCCTCAGGAGAGCTGGGTTGTTGGGTTGGGCAACTGGTTACAGGTGGCAGCGTGCAGAATGGGATAGACAGAAGGGCAGTGAGGAGCACCTCAAGCTGCTCTTTCTCCTGACCTTCTATTCTCCAGCTCAGAGCCCTCGGGATGGCTTCCAAGGGTAGGTAGGATAGCCAATACCCTGCCTCGAGTGCCATCTCCCGTGATCAGCCAGCAGGGCCTGCTAGGATCACTGAGTGGAGAAAAATATAAGCTGCACGTGAGCCCAGCAATATCTGCCTTGGGTCCCCAAGGGAGCAGAAAGTGGCAACTTCACATATATGTGGCATCTATGAGATCCGAACTCCTTGGCttggttttatctttttcctaagGGGTGATAGGATCAGGAGCTGCAAGCCTCTCTTGGGGCAGAGAACGGATTTGTTCTGTGTGGTCCTGGAGACATGCCTAAAATCAGGAAAGTGGATCCCCTTCATCTTGGTTAGGAGTGATCTGACTTGGTCGTGAGCCCCTGTCCCTGGAGGCATTCAAGGAGAGGATAAACAACTTGAAAGCAAGGAGAGGCAACTCTTATTCAGAGACAATGGTGCACGGATCCCCTAGATGACCTTGAAGCCTCCTTCCCATCCTTGTGTTCTTGCATTCGCTGCTCCTGTGAAGGCCTATCAGTGCCTTTCCAACCAGCCTCCCCTCTGGCCTGGGGGCCCCCTCAGGGTCCAGGACAGGAGTACTCATCAGACCAGTCGGAGCAGTGCTGTGTGTGGTCGCGGCAGAGGCTCCTGGGGATGCAGCCACAGTACCCGAAGACAGTCGAGGGGCAACGCCACCAGCCCGGGCCACAGGGTGGGCACGTCGTCACTGTGGGCACAGCAGAAGAGCAGCTCCTTTGGCCCGGGGCACCCCAGGCTCCCTAGAGCCCCACTCTGTTAAGGCCGCTTGAATACTGCCTCTTCTGAAAAGCCTCCCTTGGTTCTGACCTGCACCCCTCCCCGTGAAGTACCCCTCCCTAGTTCCCCAGCACGGCCTTTTGGCCTCAGCATGATGTTAGTCCTGCAGGTAGGACATGGGTTTGACTTTTGACTATCACCCACCAGAAGCTGGCACCAGGCACAGCCAGCCCTTCCCAGGGCTTGGCACACGTTTGTTGCTTGAACAAtggtgaagaaatagaaaagaaagttggGGCAGTGAAAGAGCTCCAGACTTGgagccaggagacctgggtttACATCCCTGTTCCTTTCCTATCCCTTCTTCTGTGAAGTCCTTTCTCTgctctggcctcagttttcctacATATAAGTTTGAGACCAGTGATTCCTGCCCTGCTTTCCTCACAACCCCTGCTTTCCTCACACCCTCAATCACCCATTGAGAGGtgcagaggaaaggagggaaactCATGCTGAAATCCCAGTCCGGCCTTGTATGTGCCCCTTGCATAACCCTATgggccttgatttcctcatctgtgcccTTGAAGGTAGGTGCCCCACCATGGAAGAACaggcctccagaaggaacagcTTGGAATGGTAGTGAGCACTCCACCACTGGAGGCACTCAAGCAGGGGTGGAAAACTTCTTCACACTATGCAAGAAGGGGAGGCAAGGGAACCTTTGAGATTCTCTGGTCAAACTCTGCCCTTTGGCCACTGTCTAGCCTGCTGCCCCAGTCAAGCCTGTGCCCAGACCCCTACCTGGGCTCAGTTCATCTGAGCAGTCCCCACAGTTGTTGGTCCCATCACACTTTTGGTCTGAGTAGATCCAGAAAGACGGGTCTCCACAGCGGGCCACGAGGAAGCTGGGGAGGCTCTGGGGCATATCCCCTGCAGGGGGACAGATGAAGCAGGGAGAGCTTCACATCTGGCCTCCAGACGTCTCTCTGGAGGTGGTCTGTCCTGGCCACCCCCTCAAACCCGGGCTCACAGGGAGAAGGGCACAGGAAAAGGTTTCCTGGGGAGGACGTCAAATCAAGGGGAGAggaggattctttccctccccctcggCATAAGATGCCCAGAGAGCAGCATCTCCCTCGTTCATTCCTGGCTTAACTCCGGGGCACGCCCACTTCACACCACTGCTTGCACTATTCCTTCCTCCAGAAGTGTCTTTTCGGACACCTCTACAAAACCACTCCACTGTCAAGGGCAGGCTCAAGTTCCTTCACCTCCAGGAAACCTCCTTCCCAACAGGAACGAAACAAGAACAAATGTGAAGTCTTGCGCTTGGGGACCAGAACGCAGAGGACGTGGCTTCACAAACTTTGTGAGAGAGGGAGTCAGAGCACTTTCCTTGAAGGTGGGTTCTGTGTTAGGCGGTGGTGTGAAGGGGCTACATGGCGAGAGGCCTTTGGGAGGGGAAAAGCCTTTGTCCTTTGGACTAGCCAGGGCTGGCCAGGAGTGTGATGGATGCTTCTGGAGCCAGACCGAGGCGGGGGACAAGGGCAGCTGGTGTGTGTTCTGTGGTATGCCGGTGGAGTGGAGAAAACCAGCCTTAGGGAGGATGACTGTAGGAGTGTGGAGTGTGGCTCTGGGAGGGGGAACCTCATAGTGGGCAAGAAAGCAATCTTCAAATCCATGCAGTGCCCCCATCATGGGAGGTGAATTCAAATGTGGTTCAGATGAGGGAAGAGAGTTGGGACCAATCAAGGATGCTACAGGGGACAGCTCTAAATTCAGTCCAAGGGAGACATTCCCATGGAAACCATGTGACGAGGGAGGGGAGCAGCTGCCTCGGGCTATAGTGAGCCCCCCATCGCTGGAGTATGCAAGCAGAGCCTAGGTGGCCTCTGTTGGGTGTGTGAGAGGATTTGGGCATGAGCTCTGACATGGACGAGATGAACTTTAACATCTCTTCTAGTCTAAAAGGTCCTTGATGCAGTGACTTCCCCCATCCACTT
Protein-coding regions in this window:
- the LDLRAD1 gene encoding low-density lipoprotein receptor class A domain-containing protein 1 isoform X4: MNKIFPQGDSDDSAAGTNALPREEGDMPQSLPSFLVARCGDPSFWIYSDQKCDGTNNCGDCSDELSPVTTCPPCGPGWWRCPSTVFGYCGCIPRSLCRDHTQHCSDWSDEYSCPGP
- the LDLRAD1 gene encoding low-density lipoprotein receptor class A domain-containing protein 1 isoform X3 codes for the protein MNKIFPQGDSDDSAAGTNALPREEGAQTCVTLMNRTGFLCHDQRSCIPASRVCDGVRTCAHGEDEDETMCRDMPQSLPSFLVARCGDPSFWIYSDQKCDGTNNCGDCSDELSPVTTCPPCGPGWWRCPSTVFGYCGCIPRSLCRDHTQHCSDWSDEYSCPGP